The nucleotide window AGGTGTGTTTGAGGAAGTTCTTTAATTTGATCAATGTATTCTTGGCTGCAATTAGTTTAGCTTACTGTCATTTTCCATTCATTCAACAGGAGATAGCATCAACACGTGCGACTTGTAACGAGCATCGAGCCACAAATGAGAACTTGAAAAGAATTAGGGTTAGTTGAATATACATAATTTATTGTTTAGAGGCGTTGTTATTTTTCCCCTCTGTTTGATGTCAATTTCACTTTGTATTTCAGCTTGATTTGAACATGGACACTGTCAAGAACTCTAGTTTAATTGCTGATGAATCTGAGAAAGTACCTTGTCTGAGAGTACCATCCTCTTCTGACTCAACCTTGCCACCGGAAGCCCTTGATGATGATCGTAAACCGTCATTAGGTTCATGCAATGTGGGCAAGGTTAATAGTAGCGAGAAGAGTGTTTTTATGCTACCCGATCTGAATATGACGCCTGCTGAAGATGATTCCTGTCCGGCAAAGTTATACTGGACTAGCTGAAAAGAGAAGAGTGGATTACATTCAGATTAGAATAGGAGTTGATGGAGAAGTAGTGAGACCGGGCAAGGAGCCGTTTGCTCAGGTGACTATAATATTGGAACCCAGGCTAAGCAAAGATTTTGAGTTGCATCATAAACCTGATGAGATAGGGGATGGAGTTGATGTATAAATTAGATGTGATTCTTTGTAGGTATGAAACCTGATGACATAGCCTCCTGGTCTGTGTAAGCTTTGTTTAATTAAAACTAATTTTATAATTTGGGTGGTGGCTGGGAAACCCCTTTTAGTTATTCATTTTTGAACTTCCATGCAATGTTACTATTTCTTATCCaggatttgtttttgttttattaggCAGTGGAATTTCTTAGATGGACAAATGGTATTATTATTTTTCGAGTTCTATGGGTACTTCCTTGGATGATCTAAACTCTTAACAGGCTGGGCCTGGATTTCTTATGGCTTAAGTAAAAGAGTTGTTATTAGCATGTTGGAAAAAATTTTGTTTCCATTAGCTTTGTATCCTCTTTGATTCCTGATCCTAGTGACAAAACACAAGGCGAAAGAAAAACGAAACCTCCGATCCTAGTAATTGGATTTCAGATCCAAAGCGACTCAATTGTCCCGGTGAAATAGCATGGCGAACGATTTTTACCGTTCTACGATGGTTAATTAGAGCTTCTAAAATCTGAAATCTTTCTGACGTGGGAATTTCTCCGGAACCCTCATGAGTACAAAAATAATTTATCCCAAGAAAAAGTAAATGTTTTAAATAGGGAGTGCCACTTGTTGAAAATTTAATTGAGGAGTACCACTTaggattatatataatatatgtggGAGTTGTGCTATAAATTAGTGAGGGTTTATATTGTTGATTAAACCTATCACCAATCACCAATCACGTTTtaagcttttctctttttcaatcaTTTTATTATAATGAGATCAGTTAATGTTAAAAATAGCCTAAAATAAAATCCAACTATTATAGAGTGAATGGTTATGTTCAAAATCACTTTATCTAATAACGTGCCTGCTCTACCATATTTTAGTGTTGGGGAGCCATGATTTATAATTCTAACTACTGTAGCCACACAGGTCCTTGGATTCCTCTTAACTTATAACCTTGAATGGTGTGAAAgactcaaaaaataaaaaattattatcgtCCAAGAGTCCGCCTACAAGAGCAGAAATACTATTGCCACCATCATATATCTTCCTGTTTAGCTAATCTAATGGTGCCAAACCAATTAAATTTAAAAGGTTAAGAACAAATTGTTGTAGTTATATAATTAATTCCACCAACTTTGATAATGATAGTTTAGCTTGAGGAATTTGCTCGCCACCTTGAGGAATTTATTCGTTAATAATTGACTGCAATTAATttcttttttctaaattaacattTTCTTGAAAATCTTTAGAGAAGTGAAATGAGTTAAAATAGAACTCATCTGTACTCACGTCAAGGAGAGCTGGGGGCTTCTTTAAGCATCACCTTTTTTCCAGACATGGATGATGATGAAGCAGCCAAGATAAGCAGAAGAGCCAACTTGCAAAATCGCAACACTCAGCATAGATGACTAGTTTAATAAGCTTGCGTGAGTTCTTTTTAAATAtgctttaattcaaaatttatcatatttagATCTTGttcaaatttattttgatacatgatttatataattaattctagttttaaatattttagatGTATCATAATCATAAGCTTTCTTGAACTTCCagctttaaaaaaattatgttacATCAAGATTCAAGTGCTTGATCTACCTATGTTAtcactgtaagcaaacattataATCAGGGTTAACTTGTGAGATTCAAATCAAAGAAAAAGGGCAGAGTTTTTATCATTGTAAGCAAACATTATCCCCTCATCTACCTACTTTTGCTTggttaaaaattaaacaaaggCAGTCCAAAAAAACCCAACCAAGCAAACCAGAGCGAGTTGATGATGAAGCAGGATAAGCAGAAGAGAcaacaaaacaaacaaaataaaataaagcttCAACACAAAACAGATAGAATGAAGAATGAGGAGAAGAATCAATATTTCACTGAAAACTGATCTGAAAAGTGTTTACAACTGGCTTTATATAGAAAGTGAAAGGAAGTAACTTCCTATTAACTAACAGATAAACGAACTAACCAACTGCATACTGACAAACACACTAATCAACAACCAATTAACTAACTATTGACCAGTCAACATCAGTCAAAGCAATATATTTCAAGATTCACTATGTTTTCCTCCTTCTGTTTGGGAAGAGCTTAGGTGCTCTTCCTGCGCTGATTCAGGTGAATTCTGCTGTGTTTGTGGAAGCTCAAACAAGGATAAATTCAATTGCCTATCGGAGTGTAGTCAATGTTCAATCAGAGTATTTTACTCATCTCACGTTTGTGCTTGACTTGGTAAATTATCATTCTCTAACTCTGTTTTCATGATACACAGGTTATTCTGCTGAAACTATGGTTGATGATCAAAGTGTAGTCGTTGGTAAGGAATTATGTAACTTGCAATGTAAAGATCTCGGGCTGTCAAGAACTGCTGTTTGGAAAATGGATGTGCAGAATAGTTTAAACAATATTCAAAACTCCCCTTGCTCTGTTAGCAAGGTAAATGTGTACAAGTGTAACAGGAGTGCTTGATCCATCTGTAGAATAACGGGTTCATATGGTTTGTGGGCTCTGGACTCCGGGAACTCGTTGCCCAAATGTCAACACCATGAGTGCTTTTGATGTACCTGGTGTTTCTCGTGGAAAAGAAAATGTGGTAAGTTTAATGATTAAGCAAATATAGAATGCCCTGAACAGGCCTGAACTTGCAAATTTGACGTGTATCTTTGGTCATGCATGTCCCATGGAAGAGGTTCTTGCGTACCTTTTCATCCAAAGATGATTTTGTGCGAGGATTATGTGATATACAGCATTCTCTTCTTGAATCATCAACTCTAGGAAAGGAAGGTGTGGATCTATTCATCCCAGCAGGCAAGATGTTTTTGAAGGTGCTGCATCATCATTTCCATCTGCTGCTCCCATGACGGGCAAGTAATAATGTTGAAGAATTTCCATGTGACTTGCGCATGTTTCCTGGTTTTCTCCTCtagattatatattttaatacttcCTTTTCGAAAAACAGATCCTGATTTCGTCTTTTAGTTTGAATTACAAATTCAGCTTGATTCAGCTGTTTGAGTCCATCTGATTAAACTTATttatctaataaaataaaattgaacttCCCTGCTTTACTTGAAATTCAGTTATTTATGTCCAATTTGAGTGGGAGTAAGAATCTTAAATACTAATTTAAACCAAATTGAGTTGACTTTTTGGAGCTgtgaaaatatgtttaattgaccATGATCATTCATGGGTACAAGACAGATACTACACAACATCCCACATTGGAACAACAATATTACTGTATTAGCATTGCCTACTTCGATATAATGGCTTCAGATGTTGTGAGGAATTCCCCAATAAATGGCTTGAGCACCAAACACTCAAGCATGCTAGGCTAAATGTTTCAAATTCTCTTCAACGAGTTCAATACACCGATACAAAACCAACTCAATTGGATTCAGAGCACATACGGTGTCAACTGCGTGTTGATCAATATCATTCTTATTCGCTGCTGCAATGCCTCCCACAAGCATTCGTAGAGGTAGCAGCCATTCATTATATGCCTTCTGCAAATTGTTCTTGGACCGCAATCCAGTGTAGTTGGTTTTTCCTGTTCCATTTGCCACCAGTCAAAACATAAAAGAGCTATATTATGGAAACTCCAACAGCTTACACAGTAAATATCAAACCATAAAATGGACAAATCTTAAATCTTTTGACAGACTAGGATCTGAGTTTTGGAACCGAGAGCTATAAGAATAGCATTTATTGCAACAACAATCAGATTTCAGTGTTTAAATCATATAGCATTGCTAGCAGTTTGCTGATAAGATGGAGAAAGCTGCAATTAGTGAATGTGtagtaattatttaaaaatcaaacTGCACGGCCACTACTCAAATGGCTACGTAAAGAGGCCAAACTTGGTAACATGGAGGTGCTATCTTAATACGAAGACAAGAAATGCACTACAAGCAAGAAGAGAAGCCTTAAGTTCTCAACTCCAATAAACCAGTAACTTATGCTTTACCTGCTGCCTCTGTCATTAATACAAATCTGTACAGGTTAAGGGCAGATAGAACCTACAGAACATCATAAGAAACTGTTAAAACACAGCAAATGCCAAGAGACAAAAGAAATAGCACAATCCAAGCAAGATAATAACACAAATAACCATTCAAATGCTCTAAGCAATatatatcaaataatttaaacataaacaaGCAAAAGATGCAAAGAAATACAGCATCACTATTGTCAGGAAGGATTGGTGGTCCTCCTGTGTCAGGCCTCAAAACTGACTCAACCAATTCAAGGATGCTTGTACTCCAAAATAAAGTGCTTTGACAGGTTTTACTGTCAGCCTCTAAGGCTTCATTTTTCTGTGGTGATGTTCTCAGGATACGCTCTCTATGCATTTCCCCTCTAAAAAGATCAAGAAGAATTGCAACCTACATAGAATTATAGGAAACCAATTTAGTTAATATATCCTCAACTAGAATTACATCAAACTATAGAGCATGGACAATGGATTTTACCATAGAGGAAGAGTCACTATTTTTAATTAGAGCTTTTAAAATGTCAAATCTCTGAGAATTTGGAATATCACCCAAAACCTGATAGTTGTAACAAATCAGTAAGGATTTGTAGATACTGAAAATGTGAACTtggtaaaataatatatatttcaatAATCGAAGATATTTATAATTGACTGATCAAGGAACTGTAATATATAAAAACCTCACCCTTTTAAGTGCTTCGAAGGCATTTTTCCTTAGCACTGTATCTGATGCATATATGATAATCATTGTAAGTGCCTGCAAGATTCATTTTGGCCATCAGACTGATAGAAAGCAAGAGAGTGTAAAAGGGATGTATAAAAACAAGAATGAATGAGACTACCTGCAAAGAAGAAAAAAGGCTAGTCATGTAAAGAGAGCAATCATTATGCTCTAACTTATTGGAGATATCTCCACTTGTCATATAAAGCAAGAAATCGACAGTGTATCTCTTAAATTCCCATGGAAGATCAATAGATGCAAATATGTGCTTTAACATGCCAACTGCTTGCCATCTTTTTGTCGGGTTATTTTGAAGTTCTGTCTTAATAGCACCAAAATCAAACTTTGCAGCTTGAGCAAATTCATCATGCTTTTGTGCCCAAACCACTGTATCAATAAACAAAAATCTATGCAGGTTAAAGAAACAGATCACATTTTCTATGGCTGAATGAAGAAATTTGTGCTGCAAAACACAAACCTGAAAGTGATGCACCAAGATAAACATGGGATGAAAAGCTCAAACAATCTTCTTCATCCTCTGTGCAACTCATGattatgaattaaattataaatgttagaCATGTTGAGAACAAAAAAAGTTGGAGACCTCATGTAATCTAGTAATTGTTTAGAAAACAACAATAATGATGGATAAATATAGCAACTAATGAACTTTACCTCCAATAACAATGTGAGACATTGTGTCAACACTATATCCAGTTATCAAACCAAGGCCAGATATACCAGAATAAGGAAGGATGCTTGCCAGTCGCAATGCAAAGTGAAGATAATTACGGCTAACTGAAACCAATGCCTGCACATTATGGGGGTATTTTAAGAACAACCAGCATACATAAATCCCAAAAGTAAAATAAATGTTAATATGGATAATTAAACAACTAAATTAGAAGTTAGGTTCAACATAAAAGCACCGACCAAGATTTGCAAGACATATAGACCAAGTAGAGCTCGAAGCTTTTCATTTTCTCCATCTTCCTGTTATAAGGAATCACAAGGAATTATCTGATTCTAATTAGAGAATGAGGTCAATAATCTCAAAATTAGCCTACACTGAAGTCGAGCATCACATACCAATTTTCTACAAACTGTTTGTATAGAGTGAGCATTTACAACAATTCTCTCAAACAAAGTCTCCAGTTCTGTATCTTCATAGTCTGATTCAGTAGAAATGGCTTTGACAACTTTAACAACAACTGGCACTGCAACTTTAATTTGTTCAAAATGGCGCCTCTGAAGGGAAATAAACACTGAAacaataaaataacattcatcaaatattcaaaaataatatttcatAGAGTAACAAAGAACAAGTTTAAAATTTGAAGATGAACAAGGTTAATTACCATCTGAAAGTCCACTTATAAGAGGACAAACATATGTAGCAGCTTGAACTGTCTTATTTGGAGAATCTAATGCCTAatacattaaaattaaaaaattaacaaatagtTATGATTATCAATTACTAGAAAATAAATTACTGACCTCGCAAAGAATCGGAAGCATGTCACGAGGACTACATTTTTCTATAAATCGATGAATAATATTATCAGAAATCTCCAAACACTGAGGCGAAACTCCTGCAAATTTTGAAGCTGACTTTGGCAACTCAAAAGAAAGCGCATCAATATTCTCCTGAGCAAATAATCCATAGATTTTACAATTAagcttaacaaaaaaaaaaaaaaagagagaaaaagaaactattaattattaattaataaatacaCTGATCGACCTGATTTACAGAAGGCGAGCACAAAAATTCATAAATTCCAGAAAGAATTTTGAATGCATTCTCCTTTGCACCTGGCTCTAGCTCTGAAATGGAAGCGTCTGACACGGaatcgagaaagttgatgagctCTGATACTGAGGTTTGAGATTGACTAAAGTTTCCACCGCTTATCGACTACAAAAAGAAGTGCCAACATTAACCTTTTATCGGAAATGTAACTCTTTTGAGGTTGTTTAAAGGAGGAAAATGTGAGGCAGGCTTTATTGCTTACCTTGGAGCATGAAGTTAGCAGTTGATGGAGTTGAAGGAGAGTATTAGCAGAAGAAGATCCGTCGATCGGTGTCTTCTCCGCAGACATGGTATCTTCAAACGTCTCTGCTAAGAGACTCGCTGAGTTTGATTGCTACAAAAGCAAAGCCGTTGATGCTACTGGGCTCTGTTCTTCGTTACCCGGACTCGGCAATATAGGGTGCAGTACCCGAGTCGACACGATCCGACACGGGATATGGTTCAGATCCGGAAAAAACCAGCTGACACGGCGGTGGGTGAGAACTGAGatgagaagagaaagaaaaaaaaaacctgatTTACAGAGACGAGAGAGAAGATACGAGTGATAGTAGGAGGAAGATGATGATCGAAGAAAGAGAGAAGTTTcaaataaatgaataataaaaggTAAACTACAAAAATGGTCACCAgactattagtaaatttctttttgggtcatttaactttaaaaatttacaaaatggtcactcgatttatatttttgttttttagtCCAAAATCGTTCAAACCCTAACGGCTGCGGACGAGGCCGTCGATTTGAATTTTGACATGTATTTTGCAGTTTTGACACAtaaaatttcatgttattttgagactaaaaattaaacaaaaaaaaaaaaacaaaaaaaaccatGGCAGCTTCACCAGTTCTTTCTGTTTCTATCACCGGCGGCACCATCTAACCCTTTTCTTCCAGGACAGCTTCACTGATTCTTTTTTGGCTCTTCCGTTTTCCATTGCCCTCCTCAGCAAGGATTTGAGTTGAATCAATTGATGATCTCTCTTTCACATCTCCTCCTCAATTGTCATTCTTGTATGGTCGGAAGATAGGACTTGAACCTGTTAATTTGTCAGTCGATATAAATCGGTTAAACCGAGCTAAAAATATTAGTTGGACTAATGGtctctattttaatatttataaatttttaataattttaaatatataaagaaaataatgtttttgtcttttttttgCTACATGataattttaattgatatttttaaaagaaaaataaatttaacagaTTAGCTAATAACAGAAATGTCAACTTCGAGAAAAATAGTTTAGGTAATATTTTTCACTAAAAATGTTTAGCtaataaaatgagaaaaagtACATAGTTTAAGTATCATTTATGGGTTAaaccttttcttttttaaaaaaatatagtcTTAATGGTTTCACTAATTGTTTTACTAACATAGATTCTAACTTGGAAAAAATAGTTTAAATACCAGTTGGGATAAAAACAAACAATTTAGGTATCAAGATGGAAAAATGAGTATAGTTTAGTTATCAATTTGTGAGCTAATCATATAATatatactagaaattttatcacACATGTATGTAGGTGGAAATCACGTATTTAAAATATAGCAGTgtgtataaaaataaaaacgtatggtttgaaactaattaataataatacattaaatatgtacaatattaaaatgaaaagaattagattaaattatgagtaaaacgaaatttaaatacaaaaataCATCAAATTTAAATTACTAAATGAATACAATTGTTCATAATGTTGTTATGATCAATCTCATGATGTTGTCTACTTAATTTGTGAGACTAATTTAATCAACAACATTATCGTATCCATgtgaaaatatgtatttaaaatacATACGTGCTCAATCAACAATATTATCAATATATACAATTGATGAAGGTAATAAAATATGCTTAATacaattaaaatataaacattttattaaaatagaaCTTTGGTTGAATGGTAAAGTTAGTTTTTTATTGCTATGTAAACAATATAGGTTTAATCTAAtcacatataaaatttttattatttttaaattaaaaggttaaaatacatttgaataatatgacttattttaattatggaaTGACACTTTTATAATTCTTATAATTGAATTGGTGTTTTGTTAACTCGTGACAATAATTCAATTTAGGGTTTAAATAAAATTGATGgagataataaaatattcataataaaataaaatgtataaaaaattaaaataaatgtttggtTAAGTTGTAAATATAATGTTTTAGCAATGTGATGGGTGTAGGTTCAAATATCTTTATatgcatattttttattatttttatactgcTAATAAAATCTCGACTAAGTTAATTGGGCAATAATTAGATTAGAGAAATTATAAAACGACGGTccatatttaatataaaattatattatatacgTATAGTGAAGTTTGAATACATGCCAAATGCATTAAAAACCTTTAAATTTATTACTCaaccaaagttttattttaatttaattatacattttaattttattatgcacgcTTCTTATCACCATCAACCGTATATCTATTTATACttacaattaataaaattatttgctGAGTTAATATCATGACTCAACCGAACACCACTTtaattagaaaaattataaaataatcttTCATGTTTAAAATAAGATATGTTATTCAAAatgttttaatctttttattgtttaaaaatcaataaaaattacaTACTATTATTCAATATGAATCGGACTACTAATTTTGTCATAAACTAAagctatattttaatataatacttaCATTTTAATTGTGTTTTAAGTATGAAAATTTCACGAATAatgtgtaaaataattattttgagcttacaataattttactatttttaatgaattattataattatgcATATAATATATTACATATTGATATGTAGATGTAATATTAAGAGAAATTATCATTTTATGAGAATTGagattaaaaaatacaaaataatttaatgaACTCAACGAATCTCGAAATTACAATCCCATTTCCCAATCTGATTCTTACTCGGCCACTCACCCTCACTGGAACGATTGGAATGCTCCTAATCTGAAACGCCCAACTCCACTCTACTATCCCTACGCTCCGATCTCACAAAAAATGGAACCCGATGTAAGCATCGAGACCTCCTGCATGATCCGGATCGCCGTCCTTCCAATCGGCGATGTACCTTCTACTCTCCTTCGGGACTACCACTCCATGCTGCTGCGTCATTGCACCATCCCTCTCTCCACCATCAGCTCCTTCTACACGGAGCATCAGAAATCCCCTTTCGCTCACCAGCCTTGGGAAACCGGCTCGCTCCGGTTCAAGTTGGTGTTGGGCGGTGCGCCGCCCAGCCCATGGGAAGATTTCCAGCCTCATCGCAAGATCCTCGGCGTAATCGGCATCTGCCACTGTCCTTCCTCGCCAGATCTTGATCTCGTCATCGATCAATTCAATGCCGCCTGGAGAGGTTACTCTTCTGTTCTCGTTCAACGCTGCTTCGCCTTTTCTCCTGGCGATTCTCAAGTGAGTTATCTGAATTGGGGTTTTCGTTTACTTAATTATACCTTACACTTTTAAGTTGTAATTATTGGTAATTTGCTGAAGGAATGATGTGATTTGTGTTTCTCAAACCTTTCATTTTTCGTGAAAAACTAGAACAAAATCGAGCTGTTAGTGATTCCGTGGTCCATTTTTGTTTTCTGTTGCAGCTGGAAGACACTAAGAAGAGAGAAAACTTGGTTTTGTTTCCTCCTTCAGACCGTTCGGCGCAGGAACTTCACTTACAGACAATGATGCAGGATATCTCTGCTTCATTATTGATGGAATTCGAGAAGTGGGTTCTTCAAGCAGAATCAGCTGGAACTATTTTGAAGACGCCTTTGGATTCTCAAGCAACTCTTAGCTCTGAGGAGGTTTATGTTTAGGTGTCCTAGGCATTTGAATCTGTGCGTTTATATGTTGTTTGTTAGCATGACTTGGGAACTTTCTACTTAATGAGTTTgttttgataaaaataataatgcagGTGATCAAGGCCAAAAAACGGAGACTTGCTCGTGCACAGAAGACAATAGGGGATTACTGTTTGTTAGCAGGATCACCTGTCGATGCAAATGCTCATTATTCAACTGCGCTTGAACTCGCAAGGTTGACTGCTGACTACTTCTGGTATGCTGGGGCATTGGAGGGTAGCGTTTGTGCCTTATTGGTAATTGTGGCCTCTGAACCAAACTCATCTGCTATTTGCAATATTTCTATGAGCCCTTAAACATGATTggcttatttaaaatttatagatGTGCATGAATAGAAACTAATGGATAAGGCCGGTTGCTCTGTTTCTGAAATTCATCATACAATTGTTTGCTCTCTCAAAAAAGTCACTATTAGGAAGTGTGTTTTCAAGTTCAGCTCCTACAATTTTTCAAAGAGGGATAAGTGAGGAATGTCTCTAAATTCTTTAAGTCAGTGTTGGTGCTGCGACTCATGTCCAGTGATCAGCTTTAGTTGTGGTTTATCATATTTGAATTGATGATGGTTTATTT belongs to Gossypium arboreum isolate Shixiya-1 chromosome 7, ASM2569848v2, whole genome shotgun sequence and includes:
- the LOC108480567 gene encoding aberrant root formation protein 4, whose product is MSAEKTPIDGSSSANTLLQLHQLLTSCSKSISGGNFSQSQTSVSELINFLDSVSDASISELEPGAKENAFKILSGIYEFLCSPSVNQENIDALSFELPKSASKFAGVSPQCLEISDNIIHRFIEKCSPRDMLPILCEALDSPNKTVQAATYVCPLISGLSDVFISLQRRHFEQIKVAVPVVVKVVKAISTESDYEDTELETLFERIVVNAHSIQTVCRKLEDGENEKLRALLGLYVLQILALVSVSRNYLHFALRLASILPYSGISGLGLITGYSVDTMSHIVIGEDEEDCLSFSSHVYLGASLSVVWAQKHDEFAQAAKFDFGAIKTELQNNPTKRWQAVGMLKHIFASIDLPWEFKRYTVDFLLYMTSGDISNKLEHNDCSLYMTSLFSSLQALTMIIIYASDTVLRKNAFEALKRVLGDIPNSQRFDILKALIKNSDSSSMVAILLDLFRGEMHRERILRTSPQKNEALEADSKTCQSTLFWSTSILELVESVLRPDTGGPPILPDNSDAVLSALNLYRFVLMTEAAGKTNYTGLRSKNNLQKAYNEWLLPLRMLVGGIAAANKNDIDQHAVDTVCALNPIELVLYRCIELVEENLKHLA